In Nicotiana tabacum cultivar K326 chromosome 17, ASM71507v2, whole genome shotgun sequence, one DNA window encodes the following:
- the LOC107817434 gene encoding putative NAD(P)H dehydrogenase (quinone) FQR1-like 2 — protein sequence MGKGGGCVPSKKKISKSTSQNPPPPIPAVDPHSTTNDAVSATESARDSVPEKTQNLKIFIIFYSMYGHVESLATKMKKGVEAVDGVEAVLYRVPETLTEEILVQMRAPVKDDSIPEIPSPDQLAGADGFLFGFPTRYGCMAAQMKAFFDSTGQLWREQKLAGKPAGFFVSTGTQGGGQETTAWTAITQLAHHGMLFVPIGYTFGAGMFKMDSIRGGTPYGAGVFAGDGTREASETEMALAEHQGKYMAAVVKKLQIHI from the exons ATGGGTAAAGGAGGTGGTTGTGTACCCAGCAAGAAAAAGATTTCCAAATCCACCTCCCAAAATCCACCACCCCCCATCCCCGCCGTCGATCCCCATTCTAccacaaacgacgccgtttcagcaACCGAATCCGCCAGAGACTCAGTTCCCGAAAAGACCCAGAACCTGAAAATCTTCATCATATTTTATTCCATGTACGGACACGTGGAGAGCTTAGCAACGAAAATGAAGAAAGGAGTAGAAGCAGTGGATGGTGTGGAAGCAGTTCTTTATCGGGTACCCGAAACCCTAACCGAAGAGATACTTGTTCAAATGCGGGCTCCAGTGAAGGATGATTCAATTCCGGAAATACCCTCGCCAGATCAGCTTGCTGGTGCTGATGGGTTCTTGTTTGGGTTTCCGACTAGGTATGGGTGCATGGCGGCTCAAATGAAGGCGTTTTTTGATTCTACTGGACAGTTGTGGAGGGAGCAGAAGCTTGCGGGGAAGCCTGCTGGGTTTTTTGTTAGTACTGGGACTCAAGGAGGTGGACAAGAGACCACTGC TTGGACAGCTATCACTCAACTAGCTCACCATGGTATGCTCTTTGTTCCAATTGGATACACTTTTGGAGCTGGTATGTTCAAAATGGACTCCATTCGAGGGGGTACTCCGTATGGTGCTGGAGTCTTTGCTGGTGATGGCACAAGAGAAGCTAGTGAAACGGAGATGGCGCTTGCTGAACACCAGGGCAAATATATGGCTGCAGTAGTCAAAAAGCTTCAGA TTCACATCTGA